One window of the Falco biarmicus isolate bFalBia1 chromosome 2, bFalBia1.pri, whole genome shotgun sequence genome contains the following:
- the NMS gene encoding neuromedin-S has translation MPPLPPALPWLLAACCLCALPRGSGFPQPFSRYGDGADLPKSQQLALCFSQWMELSNQPQISSTVLDLCYSIFNSMHTNEESQIAAAKFTKKVCKCGNKCVALDREVWPFPCFFCCLFFKSAWFFSSGWKASCADPASAKQSAVCKAFFIHFLKPVNL, from the exons atgcccccgctgccgcccgccctgccctggctgctggccgCCTGCTGCCTCTGCGCCCTGCCGCGGGGCTCAG GGTTCCCCCAGCCCTTCTCGCGCTACGGGGACGGCGCGGACCTGCCCAAAAGCCAG CAACTGGCGCTGTGCTTCAGTCAGTGGATGGAACTGTCTAATCAGCCCCAG ATCTCCAGCACAGTTTTGGATCTCTGTTATTCCATATTCAACAGCATGCATACAAATGAG GAATCACAGATTGCTGCTGCCAAGTTTACAAAGAAGGTATGTAAATGTGGAAACAAGTGCGTAGCCCTGGACAGGGAAGTATGGCccttcccctgctttttttgctgccttttttttaagtcagcttggtttttttccagtggttggAAAGCCAGTTGTGCTGACCCTGCTTCTGCAAAGCAATCAGCTGtgtgtaaagctttttttatacattttctgAAGCCTGTGAATCTTTAA